One Halostella limicola genomic window carries:
- a CDS encoding DNA topoisomerase I: protein MELIITEKDNAARRIADILSGGTADAERRNGVNVYKWGGKRCVGLSGHVVGVDFPDEYSDWRDVEPVELIDASIEKKPTQENIVSALRLLARKADAATIATDYDREGELIGKEAYELVRDVNEDAPIQRVRFSSITENEVREAFDNPEDLDFDLAAAGEARQIIDLVWGAALTRFLSLSAGQLGDDFISVGRVQSPTLKLIVDREREIEAFDPEDYWELFADLAKNGDEFEAQYFYRDEDGNEAERVWDETAADEAHETLADAAAVTVDRVNRRTRTDAPPAPFNTTQFIRAAGSLGYSAQRAMSIAEDLYTAGYVTYPRTDNTVYPDDLEPEDLLDEFVGHREFGDDAESLLERDEISPTRGDEETTDHPPIHPTGEFPGAGELSDDEWEVYELVVRRFFATVADDATWEHLKVVASTDGLSLKANGKRLVETGYHDVYPYFSTSENYVPDVSEGEELAVGDVRLEEKQTQPPRRYGQSRLIETMEDMGIGTKSTRHNTIEKLYDRGYVEGDPPRPTQLAMAVVEAAEEFADRVTSEEMTSQLERDMTAIAEGEATLDDVTDESREMLETVFDSLTDSREEIGDHLRKSLKADKRLGPCPECGDDLLVRRSNRGSAFVGCDGYPDCEYTLPLPNTGKPLILDETCDEHDLHEVKMLAGRQTFVHGCPQCKADEAGEGPVIGDCPNCGDDHDGELVIKQLRNGSRLVGCDRYPDCDYSLPLPRRGEIEVTDGRCEEHDLPELVVHNGDDPWELGCPICNYQEYQARESDSGTDLEALDGLGAKTAEKLVEAGIESLDDLTDADPEAVAEDVDGVSADRIEDWQAEA from the coding sequence ACGGCGTCAACGTGTACAAGTGGGGCGGCAAGCGCTGCGTGGGCCTCTCGGGCCACGTCGTCGGCGTCGACTTCCCCGACGAGTACAGCGACTGGCGCGACGTCGAGCCGGTCGAGCTGATAGATGCCAGCATCGAGAAGAAGCCGACCCAGGAGAACATCGTCAGCGCGCTCCGCCTGCTCGCCCGGAAGGCCGACGCCGCGACGATCGCCACCGACTACGACCGCGAGGGCGAGCTCATCGGGAAAGAGGCCTACGAGCTCGTCCGCGACGTGAACGAGGACGCCCCGATCCAGCGGGTGCGGTTCTCGTCGATCACCGAAAACGAGGTCCGGGAGGCGTTCGACAACCCCGAGGACCTCGACTTCGACCTCGCGGCGGCCGGCGAGGCCCGCCAGATCATCGACCTCGTCTGGGGCGCGGCGCTCACCCGCTTCCTCTCGCTGTCGGCCGGGCAGCTCGGCGACGACTTCATCAGCGTCGGCCGGGTGCAGAGCCCGACTCTGAAGCTCATTGTCGACCGCGAGCGCGAGATCGAGGCGTTCGACCCCGAGGACTACTGGGAGCTGTTCGCCGACCTCGCGAAGAACGGCGACGAGTTCGAGGCGCAGTACTTCTACCGCGACGAGGACGGCAACGAGGCAGAGCGCGTCTGGGACGAGACCGCCGCCGACGAGGCCCACGAGACGCTCGCCGACGCGGCCGCGGTCACGGTCGACCGCGTCAACCGCCGGACGCGCACGGACGCGCCGCCGGCCCCGTTCAACACCACGCAGTTCATCCGCGCCGCCGGCAGCCTCGGCTACTCCGCCCAGCGCGCGATGAGCATCGCGGAGGACCTCTACACCGCCGGCTACGTCACCTACCCCCGGACCGACAACACGGTCTACCCCGACGACCTGGAGCCGGAGGACCTGCTCGACGAGTTCGTCGGCCACCGCGAGTTCGGCGACGACGCCGAGTCGCTGCTGGAGCGCGACGAGATCTCGCCCACCCGCGGCGACGAGGAGACGACCGACCACCCGCCGATCCACCCGACCGGCGAGTTCCCCGGCGCGGGCGAGCTCTCCGACGACGAGTGGGAGGTGTACGAGCTCGTCGTCCGGCGCTTCTTCGCGACCGTGGCCGACGACGCCACCTGGGAGCACCTCAAGGTCGTCGCGAGCACGGACGGTCTGTCGCTGAAGGCCAACGGCAAGCGCCTCGTCGAGACCGGCTACCACGACGTGTACCCCTACTTCTCCACCAGCGAGAACTACGTGCCCGACGTGAGCGAGGGCGAGGAGCTCGCCGTCGGCGACGTTCGGCTGGAGGAGAAACAGACCCAGCCGCCGCGGCGCTACGGGCAGTCGCGGCTCATCGAGACGATGGAGGACATGGGGATCGGGACGAAGTCGACGCGCCACAACACCATCGAGAAGCTCTACGACCGCGGCTACGTCGAGGGCGACCCGCCCCGCCCCACGCAGCTCGCGATGGCCGTCGTCGAGGCGGCCGAGGAGTTCGCGGACCGGGTCACGAGCGAGGAGATGACGAGCCAGCTTGAGCGGGACATGACCGCGATCGCCGAGGGCGAGGCGACGCTCGACGACGTCACGGACGAGTCCCGCGAGATGCTGGAGACGGTGTTCGACTCGCTGACCGACTCCCGCGAGGAGATAGGCGACCACCTCCGGAAGTCGCTGAAGGCCGACAAGCGCCTCGGCCCCTGCCCCGAGTGCGGCGACGACCTGCTCGTCCGCCGGAGCAACCGCGGGTCCGCGTTCGTCGGCTGCGACGGCTACCCCGACTGCGAGTACACCCTCCCGCTCCCGAACACGGGCAAGCCGCTCATCCTCGACGAGACCTGCGACGAGCACGACCTCCACGAGGTGAAGATGCTCGCCGGGCGCCAGACGTTCGTCCACGGCTGCCCGCAGTGCAAGGCCGACGAGGCCGGCGAGGGGCCGGTCATCGGCGACTGTCCGAACTGCGGCGACGACCACGACGGCGAACTCGTCATCAAGCAGCTCCGCAACGGCTCGCGGCTGGTCGGCTGCGACCGCTACCCCGACTGCGACTACTCGCTGCCGCTCCCCCGCCGCGGCGAGATAGAGGTCACCGACGGCCGCTGCGAGGAGCACGACCTGCCCGAACTCGTCGTCCACAACGGCGACGACCCGTGGGAACTGGGCTGTCCCATCTGCAACTACCAGGAGTACCAGGCCCGCGAGAGCGACTCCGGGACCGACCTCGAAGCGCTCGACGGCCTCGGCGCGAAGACCGCCGAGAAGCTCGTCGAGGCGGGCATCGAGAGCCTCGA